One genomic region from Mycobacterium basiliense encodes:
- the glp gene encoding molybdotransferase-like divisome protein Glp codes for MRSVEEQQARISSAAVAPRPMRVAIAEAQGLLCAEEVVTERPLPGFDQAAIDGYAVRSVDVLGVLQSLDTVGAEVFADDESAEGRNVVTLPVMGTIEAGARTPTRLQPRQAARVQTGAPLPTLADAVLPLRWTDGGMTRVRVLRGAPSGAYVRHTGDDVQPGDVAVRSGTIIGPAQVGLLAAVGRERVLVHPRPRLSVMTVGGELVDISRTPGNGQVYDVNSYALAAAGRDAGAEVNRVGIVSKNPKELGEIVEGQLNRAEVVVIAGGVGGAAAEAVRSVLSELGEMEVVRVAMHPGSVQGFGQLGRDRVPTFLLPANPVSALVVFEVMVRPLIRLSLGKRQPMRRIVQARTLSPITSVAGRKGYLRGQLMRDQDSGEYLVQALGGTPGVSSHLLATLAEANCLVVVPTGAEQIRTGEIVDVAFLAQHG; via the coding sequence GTGCGTTCTGTGGAGGAGCAGCAGGCCCGGATATCGTCCGCCGCGGTAGCCCCGAGGCCGATGCGTGTCGCCATCGCCGAGGCGCAAGGGCTGCTGTGCGCCGAAGAAGTGGTCACCGAACGCCCGCTGCCCGGGTTCGATCAGGCCGCGATCGACGGGTATGCGGTGCGCAGCGTCGACGTGCTGGGTGTTCTGCAAAGCCTTGACACCGTTGGCGCCGAGGTTTTCGCCGACGACGAGAGCGCTGAGGGCCGCAACGTGGTGACCCTGCCGGTGATGGGCACCATCGAGGCAGGTGCGCGCACGCCGACCAGGCTGCAGCCCCGCCAGGCCGCCCGCGTGCAGACCGGGGCGCCACTGCCCACATTGGCCGACGCGGTCCTGCCGTTGCGGTGGACGGACGGTGGGATGACTCGGGTGCGGGTGCTGCGTGGCGCGCCCTCGGGCGCCTACGTGCGCCACACTGGTGACGATGTGCAGCCCGGTGACGTGGCGGTGCGCTCCGGCACCATCATCGGCCCCGCTCAAGTGGGTCTGCTGGCCGCGGTCGGGCGCGAACGCGTGCTGGTGCACCCCCGTCCGCGGCTGTCGGTCATGACGGTTGGTGGCGAGCTGGTCGACATCTCGCGGACCCCGGGCAACGGTCAGGTGTACGACGTCAACTCCTACGCCTTGGCGGCCGCTGGCCGAGACGCCGGGGCGGAGGTGAACCGGGTCGGCATCGTCAGTAAGAACCCGAAGGAACTTGGTGAGATTGTTGAGGGCCAGCTCAACCGGGCCGAGGTCGTGGTGATCGCCGGCGGGGTGGGCGGCGCGGCCGCCGAGGCGGTCCGTTCGGTGCTCTCCGAGCTGGGTGAGATGGAAGTCGTACGGGTGGCAATGCATCCGGGATCCGTCCAAGGCTTCGGACAGCTCGGCCGCGACCGCGTGCCGACGTTCCTGCTACCGGCCAACCCGGTGAGCGCCCTGGTGGTGTTCGAGGTCATGGTGCGGCCGTTGATCCGGCTGTCGCTGGGTAAGCGGCAGCCAATGCGCCGCATCGTGCAGGCCCGCACGCTGTCGCCGATCACTTCGGTGGCCGGGCGCAAGGGTTACCTGCGCGGTCAGCTGATGCGTGATCAGGACAGTGGGGAATACCTGGTGCAGGCCTTGGGCGGCACCCCAGGTGTGTCCTCGCACCTGCTGGCGACGCTTGCTGAGGCAAACTGTCTTGTTGTGGTTCCCACCGGCGCTGAGCAGATTCGTACGGGCGAGATCGTCGACGTCGCCTTCCTGGCTCAGCACGGCTGA
- a CDS encoding GNAT family N-acetyltransferase: protein MNLLRSTQRHPGWPMEIGPLRVRAGVIRLRPVRLRDGAQWSRIRLADRVYLEPWEPSANGDWTIRHSVAAWPAVCSGLRSEARKGRMLPYVIELNGRFCGQLTVGNVIHGALRSAWIGYWVPSTHTGGGVATGALALGLDHCFGPVGLHRVEATVRPENAASRTVLAKAGFREEGLLRRYLEVDKAWRDHLLVALTVEEVDGSVVSRLIREGQASWL, encoded by the coding sequence GTGAATTTGTTGCGCTCGACTCAGCGGCATCCGGGTTGGCCGATGGAGATCGGGCCGCTTCGTGTCCGGGCCGGGGTGATCCGGTTGCGTCCGGTGCGGCTGCGGGACGGGGCGCAGTGGAGCCGGATTCGGTTGGCTGACCGCGTCTACCTTGAGCCCTGGGAGCCCAGCGCGAATGGCGACTGGACGATCCGGCATTCGGTTGCCGCGTGGCCCGCGGTGTGTTCGGGTCTGCGTTCGGAGGCGCGTAAGGGGCGCATGCTGCCGTATGTGATCGAACTCAACGGCAGATTCTGCGGTCAACTGACCGTCGGCAACGTCATCCACGGCGCGCTGCGGTCGGCGTGGATCGGCTACTGGGTGCCGAGCACACATACCGGTGGCGGGGTGGCCACCGGGGCGTTGGCGCTCGGTCTTGACCACTGCTTCGGCCCGGTGGGCCTGCATCGAGTGGAGGCCACCGTCCGCCCGGAGAATGCGGCCAGCCGCACGGTGCTGGCAAAGGCCGGCTTCCGCGAGGAGGGATTGCTGCGTCGCTACCTCGAGGTCGACAAGGCGTGGCGCGATCATCTGTTGGTTGCTCTCACCGTCGAAGAAGTGGACGGATCGGTGGTGTCGCGGTTAATCCGCGAGGGGCAAGCGAGCTGGCTCTGA